One Polynucleobacter sp. SHI8 genomic window, ATGATGCCGCCTGTATCGAAACACCAACTTTTAAAAATTACGATTAGCCAACTCAATCAATCATTTCAATCTTCCCCCAGAAAGAATATTCACCATGGGAAATAACAATGCTTACAAAAGTATTACTAGTAGATGATCATCCAACGATGTTACTCGCTCTACGAACGCTTTTTAGCCAACAAGTGCCTTTCGATATTCTCGGACTTGCACATGATGGTGAGTCTTGCCTAACTCTTACAAAAAACTTAGAGCCTCAAATGATTGTTTTAGATTTGGACTTGCCAAATACAGATGGTTTTGATTTGATATGCAAATTAAAGAAGATGAATCCTTTAATAAAGATCCTCATATTGTCTAGTCATGAAGAAAAGGTATATGGAAATCGCGTTCGATCTCTGGGGGCGCAAGGTTTCGTTAAC contains:
- a CDS encoding response regulator transcription factor, which codes for MLTKVLLVDDHPTMLLALRTLFSQQVPFDILGLAHDGESCLTLTKNLEPQMIVLDLDLPNTDGFDLICKLKKMNPLIKILILSSHEEKVYGNRVRSLGAQGFVNKSASGKIIITAAIAVSQGYMFYTANTSCINHDSDHDRLERISDREFQVLKLLGKGFSNSEISEQLHISNKTVATYKSRLYVKLAVNNIADLISFCKQNKVCD